The following coding sequences are from one Vicugna pacos chromosome 11, VicPac4, whole genome shotgun sequence window:
- the LOC102539091 gene encoding D-dopachrome decarboxylase-like — MPFVELDTNLPAGRVPAGLEKRLCAAIATFLGKPENRVNVAVRPGLARVVNGSAEPCAQLLVSSIGVVGRAEHNRGHRARLFEFLTKQLDLAQDRIIIRFLPLEPWQIGKNGTIMTFLIGMEDV, encoded by the coding sequence ATGCCGTTCGTTGAATTGGACACAAACTTGCCCGCTGGCCGCGTGCCCGCAGGACTGGAGAAGCGGCTCTGCGCGGCCATTGCGACCTTCCTGGGCAAACCTGAGAACCGCGTGAACGTGGCGGTGCGGCCCGGCCTGGCCAGGGTGGTGAACGGCTCGGCAGAGCCCTGCGCGCAGCTACTTGTCTCTTCCATCGGTGTGGTGGGCAGGGCCGAGCACAACCGCGGCCACAGAGCCCGCCTCTTCGAGTTCCTCACCAAGCAGCTGGACCTGGCCCAGGACCGGATAATTATCCGCTTTCTCCCTTTGGAGCCCTGGCAGATTGGCAAGAATGGGACAATCATGACTTTTTTGATTGGCATGGAGGATGTCTAG